From Longimicrobium sp.:
GCTACGCCGGCGGCCTGACCCCCACCCGCACCGGCGGCGACTTCAGCACCCGCTCGCTCCGCTTCCGCGGCGCGGACGGGCTGGAGTACGTCTTCCGCCCGGTGGACAAGGACGTGACGCAGGGGCTCCACCCCCACCTCAAGAACACGATGGTGGATCGCGTGGTGCAGGACCAGGTGAGCGTGGCGCTTCCGGGCGCGGTGCTCGTCGCCTCCGCCCTGCAGACGGCCGCCGGGGTGCGGCACGCGCCGCCGCGGCTGGTGGTGCTGCCGGACGACGCGTCGCTGGGTGCCTTCCGCGCGGAGTTCGCGGGGCGGCTGGGGACCATCGAGGAGCGGCCGGGCGACACCTTCGGGGGCGCCGCGGCGGTGGAAGCGACGGAGGAGATGCTGTCGGCGCTCGCCACCGGCCCCGCCCACCGCGCGGACGCCGAGGCCTACCTCAACGCCCGCCTGCTGGACGTGGTGATGGGGGACTGGGACCGGCACGACGGCCAGTGGCGCTGGGCCCGCTTCGACCGCGGCGGCACGCAGCTGTGGACCCCCATCGCCCGCGACCGTGACAACGCCTTCTCGCGCCACGGCGGCCTGGTGGCCACGTTTGGCCGCGGCATGATGCCCAAGCTGGTGACCTTTGACAGCACGATGGCGGGGCTGCGCGGCCTCACGGACAACGCGCAGCACCTCGACCGTCAGCTCCTCTCCGGGCTCTCCAAGGAGACGTGGGACGCGACGGTCCGCTCGCTCCAGGCGCGCCTGACCGACGCCGCCATCGACGAGGCGGTGCGCCGCCTTCCGGGCGAGCACTACTCGCGGGCCGGCGCCACGCTGGCGTACACCCTCCGCGCCCGCCGCGACCAGCTGCCGACCGTGGCGGACGCCTTCTACCGCCAGCTCGCCGAAGTGGTCGACGTGCACGCCACCGACGCCTCGGAGCGCGTCACGGTGGAGCGCATGGCGGACGGCGCCGTGCTGGTGAAGGTGGCCCCGCGCACCGGTGGCGAGCCCACCTTCAGCCGCCGCTTCGCCCACGGCGAGACGCGCGAGATCCGCATCCACCTGGCCGGCGGCGACGACGCGGCCATCGTGACCGGCGCGGCCCCCATCACCCCGCTGGTGCGCGTCATCGGCGGCGCGGGCGACGACACGCTGCGCGACGAGTCGCCGGCCGCCGCGGGGCGCCGCACCGTCTTCCACGACAGCGAGGGCACCAACGCCATCGCGGCGGGGACCGGCGCCCGGGTGGACACGCGGGCGTACACCAGGCCGGTCCGCGCCCGCTCCTTCGACAACCCGGAGGCGGAGCAGGACCGCGGCACCACCCGCTCCTTCGGCCCGCACCTCGGCTACACGGCGGACGCCGGCCCCATCGTGGGCGGCGCCATGACCTGGACGACCCGCGGCTTCCGCCGCGAGGGCTTCGCGCAGCGCCAGCGGATCCGCGCCGAGTTCGCGCCGATGCAGACCGGCTTCGCGCTCGACGTGCAGCACATCGGCCGCGGCATGGACGGCACCTCGCTCCTGGTGCACGCCCGCGCCTCGCAGATCGACCCCTTCCGCTTCCACGGCTTCGGCAACGAGACCGCCAACGACGGCCCGCGCGACCGCTACCTGGTGGACCAGACGGTGGTGACGCTGGAGTCGGAGGTCGGGAAGGAGCTGGGCTCGGGGCTGCGGCTGGGTGTGGGCCCGGCGGTGCGCTACCGCAGCGCCAGCGCGGACGAGGACACCCCCTTCTTCATCGTGGCGCCGCTGGGCACGGACGCCTACACCACCGCCGGCCTGCGCTCCACCATGGAGTGGGACGGGCGCGACGCGGCGGCCTTCCCCACGCGCGGCGGCTGGGCGCGGGTGACGGCCGAGGGGCACCGCGGGATGGGTGGTGACGTGGGCGGCTTTGGGCGGGCGCGCGGCGAGGGCGCGGCGTACCTGCCGGTGATCCGCGGCACCACGCTGGCGATGCGTGCCGGCGGCGAGCGGGTGTGGGGCGAGTTCCCGGTGCAGGAAGCGGCCTTCCTGGGCGGCGGCGAGTCGCTGCGCGGCTTCTCCCGCAAGCGCTTCGCAGGCGACGCCGCGGTGTGGGGGAACGCGGAGCTGCGCGCCTCGCTGGGCACGGCCAACCTGGCGGTGACGCGCGGCAACCTGGGCGCCATCGTCCTGGCCGACGCGGGCCGCGTGTACTTCGACGGCCGCTCCGAGGGCGGCTGGCACCCCACGTACGGCGGCGGCCTGTACTTCTCGATGCTGGACCGCGCCTACACGGGCACCATCATCGCCGCCCGCGGCGAAGACGGCTGGAAGGCATACGTGAAGCTCGGCCTCCCGTTCTAAGGGCCCTCTCCCCGCTCGTCACCTCGCTGCCCCTCCCCCAAACTGCTGGGGGAGGGGCAGTTTGCGTGCATTCGCGCCGGCGGCGCGGTGCGGCGCGGATGCAGGCATGGGCAGCCAAGCGGGGCGGCCCCTACGGAGTCGGTGTGGGGTGCGGAGGTCGAGGCGGGGCGGGGGAGGGCGCGATAAATCGCGCCCCTACCACGGATGCCGTGGCAGGGGCGCAGTTCTCCCCCTCACCCGCCCTGCGCCCCCGCAGGCGGGGGCAGCGAGGAACGAGCGGGGGTGAGGGCCCCCTACGCCCTCCGCAACTGCCACTTGATGCGCGTGTACGCGATGCGGAAGCCCTGCCGCTCGGCGTTGCGCTGCGAGGCGCTTCCAGGCAGGGCGCCCATCATCGCCAGCGGGTAGCCCTGCTCGGCGGCGAAGCGGAGGCGGGCCTGCAGGAGGGCGAGCTGCGCACCCTGCCTGCGCGCCGCGGGGATGGTGCTCGCGCCCGCCAGCAGCGCGACCCCTTCGCCCAGGCTGAGCCCGCCCGCCGCCACCGGCTCGCCGTCCAGCTCGGCCAGGAAGCCGTGGTAGCCCTCGGCGTTGGCGCTGATGCGGCCCAGCGCGAGCATGAAGTCGCCCAGCTCCGGGGCCTCGCTCGCCCACCCCTCCGCCGCGACCCCGGCCCACCGATCCGCCTCTTCCCGGCTGGTGCGCCGCACCGTGAGCCCGGGTGTGCGTGGGCCGCTCAGCTCACCCGCGGTGGGGCGGAAGAGGACGCTCGTGAGCTCGATGGGGTGGTAGCCGCGCGCCGACAGACGGGCGACGAGCGCGGAGTCGGCCAGGGGGCTGACCTCGTGGAACACCGGGGCGCCGCGGCCCTCAAAGAACGCCTCGATGCGCGCGAGATCCTCGTCACCGGCCTCCGCGAAGAGGCCGAGCCCAAAGGTCTGCGTGAGCGGCGACTCCACGCCGTCGAACATCGCGTACGCGCCCGCCGCCTCCATCCACGTGGCGCCGCTGGCGGGGTCGAGCCGCGCGCGCGCATCCACGAACGCCGCGTTGGCGCGCCCCTCGGTGCGCTCCAGCCTTCGCGCCAGCTCCAGATCGGCGAAGGGATAGCCGTCCGAGTGCGTCATCTTGGATCGACAGGGTAGGTCGCGGCGCCGGGCCCGCCAGGGGAGCCGGTGCGGCGCAGCAGGAGGAAGCGCTGGAAGCGGCGGATCTCCTCCCTTTTCTCCCTGGGGAGGAAGCGGAATACGATGCGGCGGAACCACGTCCCCCGCATCTCGCGGCGCAGGCGGCGCGCCTCGTCCACCGTGCTGCGCCAGAGCTCCTCGCGCCAGCCAAAGGGCTCGAAGAAGGCGGGGCCAACCGCCGGGGCGAAGCGAAAGGGCGCGTTTCCCCGGCCGAGCTGCTTCCCCCAGCGCTTCGTCGCCAGCTCCAGCATCATTGGCGACGCGAGGTCGGTAAGCCACCACTGGAAGGCACTTTCCGCGGCCAGCGCCGAGGCGAGCGCACCCACTTCCTCTTCGCCCAGGTAGATGAGGAGCCCCTCCGTGACCACGAGCGCGCTCCGCGAATCCCGCCCCAGCCGTGAGAAGAGGGCCGAGCGCTCCGCCTCCACGGTCAGGTCGCAGGGCGCGGTTTCGTAGCGGCACCGCGGCGTCTCGCTCCGCATCACCTCCATCTTGTGCGACAGGATTCCCTGCAGGTCCACGTCCACCCAGCGCAGCCCGGCGGGAAGCTCCAGCCGCCAGGCGCGCGTGTCCAGCCCCGCGGCCAGGTTCAGGACGAGGTCGATCTCGTGCTCGCGGACGGTATCGCGGATCATCTCGTCCAGCGCGGCCGTGCGCACGATCATCGCCCACGCCAACGCGGCGGCGCCCGGAAGCTCGCGCACGATCTCCTCGCCCTTCACCCCCGCCAGGCGCCGCGCCCACGGGTCGCGGAAGTGCGCGTCCGGCCGCTCCGTCTCCATCGCGCGGTACACGGCCACCCAGCGGGCCGTGTCCGACACGTTCTCGATGCTCATGCGGACCCGGGGCGGGCTACTCGCAGACGACGCGCGCGTTCTCCACCCGCACCGTCTTGGCGGTCATCAGGGAGTAGCGGTTGGACAGCAGGAGGCGGAAGCGGCCCTTCTGGCGGAGCGGGACTTCGATGGTGCTGGCGGAGGTGCGCCCGCTCTCGTACAGCGCCGCGGGCTTGATCCCGTTGTGCCAGTTGGAGCTGCCGTCCTCGTCCAGCAGGTACACCTCCACGTCGCGCTGCCCCCCCTCCAACCCCTGCACCCGCGCGCGAAAGGTGCACGGGCGCGGGTCGGATACGGCGAACGCGGTGTCGAAGTGCTCGCCCGGCGGCAGGTTGAGCGCGTCCTCGTTGAGCACACTGACGACCAGCGGCGGCGGGGGCGGAGGCGGTTTGGGTGCGGCAGCAGGCGCGCGCGAAGCCGCGGCGGGGGCGGCGAAGGCACTCGCCATCTTCCCGTCGAGCGCCCCGCCCATTCCCGCGTACAGCAGCGCGCCCACGAAGCAGAACGCGCCGAAGCCCGCCCCCAGCTCGACCGCGCGGGCCGTCGCGAGCGAAAGAGGCGCCTGTACGGTGCGCCCGCAGTGCCTGCACACCACGGCGGCGCGCTGGATCTGTTCGGCGCAGAAAGGGCACTGCTTCATGGAACTACCAGTTCAGGGTTCAGCATGCGGACGCGAGCGCCCGCCGTCGAAAGGTAGGCACGGGGATGGAGGAGGTCCAGTGATCCTCGTCAATCCCGCACGACGAAGTGGAGCATCGCGCCGGGGGGCGGTCCCTCGTGTCCGTCACGGAACAGCCGGGAGACGGTGAATGTCACGTGTCCCAGGCCGGCGCGGACACCGCGAATCCCGGCGTCCGTCATCGTTACGGACCCTCCGCCCCCGATCTGCACGTCGTATGTCGCAAGCGGTCCGAGCGGCTCGCCCGCCGAGTCGATCACCACCAGGGGAAGGGTCTCGAGCGGTAGGACGTCACCCACCCGCAACCGCACCGTATCGGAGGTCGCGCGGAGCACCGCGGCCCGCCGTGCGCGCGCACGGTCCTACGCGAGGACGTTCGCGTCGATCTCGGTGATGACCGTTCCAACCTCAATCCGGGTTTCCGTCGTCACTTCCGCCGCATCGCGGCTCGCCGGACGCGCCGGGGCGCACGCCGCGGCCGTCAGGGACAGCAGTACGAGTCCAGTTGCGCGCATGTTTCCGCCTCTGCTGAGTGAATCAGGCTGCAGCGATCGAGTTTGCGCTCGTCGGCGGATCGGGACGCTCATTCGATGCCACGCCCGAGCCGGCTCCACCTGTACTCGCCTTCCACCGCGTCTCGCGAGAAGTAGATCCAAACCGGCCGCTGCCGGATTCCATCGCCAGGCACGAAGCCGATGTAGCGGCCGTCCAGGGAGTTGTCGCGGTTGTCGCCCAGGAGGAGGTACTGCTGGTCCGGCACGACGAGGGGTCCCCAGTTGTCGCGCGTCGGTTGGTATGCCGGATGAGGATACGCCAGGAACTCCTCCTGCCAATCCATCCGCTCGTCACTCGGCTCCGTCGCGGGATCGATGTGCTGGACGTACGGCTCGCGTCGCGGCCGGCCGTCGATGAACAGCACCTTGCGCCGCATCTCCACGGTGTCGCCGGGGACCGCCGCGACGCGCTGGATGTAGGCCCCGTCGGGGGTCTGAAAAACCACGGGGATTCCGCGGCCGATCGACCCGGTTCGTATCGGCACCGTGAGCATGTAGTCGCCGGGCAGGAGGGTCGGCTCCATCGCGGTGCTCGGAATGGAGAACGCCTGTGCCACGTGACCAACGATCGCGCCGTGGACCAGCGGCTGGAGGACGACACCGGCGAGCCAGATCCCCACGTAGACGTACCAGCGGTTGTACCACTTTCCCCAGAACGGATTCCTGGCTGATGCGGCCGCGCGGTACGCATCCGCCCCCAAGCCCAGTATAACGGCGAACGGAACCAGGATGAGGAGAACGCGAAGCGAGGGAACGCGCACGAACATGGAAAGGAAGACGGCCGCCACCGCCGCCATCAAACCGCCGAGCACCAGAGCGAGCCCGCGCCTTCCGCGCCCGGCGTACACGTGCCCCAGCCCCGGACCGATCAGCGAGAGCACGGCGGCGACCCACCCGTGGCGCC
This genomic window contains:
- a CDS encoding BamA/TamA family outer membrane protein, with translation MSPTSFARSARLGLLAAIAPAGLAAQSIAMAENGGTSAPAPRAALTAEAVPGAAYRAGRVQRMVLGTGYRTLWATPASVEVLDVASYAGGLTPTRTGGDFSTRSLRFRGADGLEYVFRPVDKDVTQGLHPHLKNTMVDRVVQDQVSVALPGAVLVASALQTAAGVRHAPPRLVVLPDDASLGAFRAEFAGRLGTIEERPGDTFGGAAAVEATEEMLSALATGPAHRADAEAYLNARLLDVVMGDWDRHDGQWRWARFDRGGTQLWTPIARDRDNAFSRHGGLVATFGRGMMPKLVTFDSTMAGLRGLTDNAQHLDRQLLSGLSKETWDATVRSLQARLTDAAIDEAVRRLPGEHYSRAGATLAYTLRARRDQLPTVADAFYRQLAEVVDVHATDASERVTVERMADGAVLVKVAPRTGGEPTFSRRFAHGETREIRIHLAGGDDAAIVTGAAPITPLVRVIGGAGDDTLRDESPAAAGRRTVFHDSEGTNAIAAGTGARVDTRAYTRPVRARSFDNPEAEQDRGTTRSFGPHLGYTADAGPIVGGAMTWTTRGFRREGFAQRQRIRAEFAPMQTGFALDVQHIGRGMDGTSLLVHARASQIDPFRFHGFGNETANDGPRDRYLVDQTVVTLESEVGKELGSGLRLGVGPAVRYRSASADEDTPFFIVAPLGTDAYTTAGLRSTMEWDGRDAAAFPTRGGWARVTAEGHRGMGGDVGGFGRARGEGAAYLPVIRGTTLAMRAGGERVWGEFPVQEAAFLGGGESLRGFSRKRFAGDAAVWGNAELRASLGTANLAVTRGNLGAIVLADAGRVYFDGRSEGGWHPTYGGGLYFSMLDRAYTGTIIAARGEDGWKAYVKLGLPF
- a CDS encoding GNAT family N-acetyltransferase; protein product: MTHSDGYPFADLELARRLERTEGRANAAFVDARARLDPASGATWMEAAGAYAMFDGVESPLTQTFGLGLFAEAGDEDLARIEAFFEGRGAPVFHEVSPLADSALVARLSARGYHPIELTSVLFRPTAGELSGPRTPGLTVRRTSREEADRWAGVAAEGWASEAPELGDFMLALGRISANAEGYHGFLAELDGEPVAAGGLSLGEGVALLAGASTIPAARRQGAQLALLQARLRFAAEQGYPLAMMGALPGSASQRNAERQGFRIAYTRIKWQLRRA
- a CDS encoding class I SAM-dependent methyltransferase, whose amino-acid sequence is MSIENVSDTARWVAVYRAMETERPDAHFRDPWARRLAGVKGEEIVRELPGAAALAWAMIVRTAALDEMIRDTVREHEIDLVLNLAAGLDTRAWRLELPAGLRWVDVDLQGILSHKMEVMRSETPRCRYETAPCDLTVEAERSALFSRLGRDSRSALVVTEGLLIYLGEEEVGALASALAAESAFQWWLTDLASPMMLELATKRWGKQLGRGNAPFRFAPAVGPAFFEPFGWREELWRSTVDEARRLRREMRGTWFRRIVFRFLPREKREEIRRFQRFLLLRRTGSPGGPGAATYPVDPR
- the lepB gene encoding signal peptidase I; this encodes MNAPTPENADEPLFGRSLPRRHGWVAAVLSLIGPGLGHVYAGRGRRGLALVLGGLMAAVAAVFLSMFVRVPSLRVLLILVPFAVILGLGADAYRAAASARNPFWGKWYNRWYVYVGIWLAGVVLQPLVHGAIVGHVAQAFSIPSTAMEPTLLPGDYMLTVPIRTGSIGRGIPVVFQTPDGAYIQRVAAVPGDTVEMRRKVLFIDGRPRREPYVQHIDPATEPSDERMDWQEEFLAYPHPAYQPTRDNWGPLVVPDQQYLLLGDNRDNSLDGRYIGFVPGDGIRQRPVWIYFSRDAVEGEYRWSRLGRGIE